From Rhodamnia argentea isolate NSW1041297 chromosome 10, ASM2092103v1, whole genome shotgun sequence, a single genomic window includes:
- the LOC115742729 gene encoding 65-kDa microtubule-associated protein 3-like, which produces MSNLLNDPLFKKETTCGTLLYELQVIWDEIGESDADKDKMLQELEQECLEVYRRKVDKSNQSRARLRQAIADSEAELAAICSALGERPLHTKQPDQNVGSLKEEFKKILPQLEEMRRMKCERRNQFLDVLEQIQRIKTEICGSLDPTPSKTRLDETDLSSRKLEELHRELYELQKEKAERLRLVQDHLFTVKALCLVLDQDFNQIVSEVHASLADPEGHMDMSDSTIQKLATAIHKLRETKLQRMQRLQDLATTMLELWNLMDTPIEEQQMFQNITSNIAASEHEITEPKMLSEDIINYVAEEVARLEEFKLSKMKELVLKKRSELEEICRKTHLIPEADTGMEYAIEAVESGAVDAACVLEQIELRIAEVKEEALNRKELLEKVEKWLAACDEECWLEEYNRDENRYNAGRGAHLTLKRAEKARSLVNKLPAMVETLTAKTLAWERERGIEFSYDGIRLLSMLEEYTILRQEREQEQRRLRDQKKLQGQLIAEQEALYGSKPSPSKTQLVKKAPRMSTGGASSRRLSLGGVTLHTPKPDPLRSMKATPNARPLRKSDRVNQVDQLNHYKDNGQAALSASRRGLDVAGLPLKKLSLDAVMAGEPDSPMIRKPFSPVSPAVTMKMSSTNAMDNTLVRQDEPLQKIFSSNNNVFSTPLKTTTMNGEENRTPKVMAIPVPTTPSTISIPMQTTSTPAVVSLPLGANLVKEIAEEIEYSFEERRAGFVLPRENIKPMIQV; this is translated from the exons ATGTCTAACCTCCTAAATGATCCATTGTTCAAAAAGGAGACAACATGTGGAACACTTCTATACGAACTCCAG GTAATCTGGGATGAAATTGGAGAATCAGATGCTGATAAGGATAAAATGCTGCAAGAGCTTGAACAAGAATGTCTAGAAGTATACAGAAGAAAGGTAGACAAGTCTAACCAATCCAGAGCCCGCCTACGACAGGCAATTGCTGACTCTGAAGCGGAACTAGCAGCCATCTGTTCGGCATTGGGGGAGAGACCATTACATACAAAGCAG CCTGACCAAAATGTTGGAAGCTTGAAAGAAGAATTCAAGAAAATTCTACCACAATtagaggagatgagaagaatgAAATGTGAAAGAAGAAATCAGTTTCTTGATGTTTTGGAGCAAATCCAGAGAATTAAGACTGAAATATGTGGATCCCTCGACCCGACTCCTTCTAAAACAAGATTGGATGAGACGGACTTATCATCAAGGAAGCTTGAAGAACTCCATAGAGAGCTTTATGAACTTCAAAAAGAGAAG GCTGAGCGCTTGAGGCTGGTCCAAGACCATTTGTTTACAGTAAAAGCTTTGTGTTTAGTGCTTGATCAGGATTTTAATCAGATCGTTTCTGAGGTCCATGCCAGTTTAGCTGACCCTGAAGGACACATGGATATGAGTGACAGTACAATTCAAAAGTTGGCTACTGCAATACACAAACTTCGAGAAACGAAGCTTCAGAGGATGCAGAGG CTTCAAGATCTTGCAACTACCATGCTGGAGTTATGGAACTTGATGGATACCCCAATTGAAGAGCAGCAGATGTTTCAGAACATTACCAGCAATATAGCTGCATCAGAACATGAAATAACTGAACCCAAAATGCTTTCTGAAGACATCATCAATTAT GTTGCAGAAGAAGTAGCTCGTTTGGAGGAGTTCAAGTTGAGCAAAATGAAGGAGCTTGTTTTGAAGAAGAGATCAGAACTAGAGGAGATATGTAGGAAGACTCATTTAATCCCAGAAGCTGACACTGGGATGGAATATGCTATTGAAGCTGTAGAGTCTG GGGCTGTTGATGCTGCTTGCGTCCTTGAGCAGATTGAACTTCGAATTGCTGAAGTGAAGGAGGAAGCATTGAACCGTAAAGAATTGCTTGAAAAAGTTGAGAAATGGTTGGCTGCTTGTGATGAAGAGTGCTGGCTTGAGGAATATAACAGG GATGAGAATAGGTATAATGCTGGAAGAGGAGCCCATCTTACTCTGAAGCGTGCTGAGAAAGCTCGTTCATTGGTTAACAAACTACCAG CGATGGTAGAGACACTGACTGCAAAGACACTGGCttgggagagggagagaggcatTGAGTTCTCATATGATGGG ATTCGCCTCCTCTCTATGCTGGAAGAATATACCATTTTGCgacaagagagagagcaagaacaACGTAGACTACGA GATCAAAAGAAACTTCAGGGCCAGCTGATTGCGGAACAAGAGGCACTTTATGGATCAAAGCCAAGCCCCTCAAAGACTCAGTTGGTCAAGAAAGCTCCTCGGATGTCAACTGGTGGTGCAAGCAGTAGAAGACTCTCACTTGGAGGTGTAACTCTTCATACTCCCAAACCCGATCCATTGCGTTCAATGAAAGCTACTCCTAATGCACGCCCACTTCGTAAGAGCGACCGTGTAAACCAAGTCGACCAACTGAACCACTACAAGGACAATGGCCAAGCAGCATTATCAGCAA GTAGAAGAGGGTTGGATGTTGCTGGTCTCCCACTAAAAAAGCTCTCACTTGATGCTGTAATGGCTGGTGAACCTGATTCACCAATGATAAGGAAACCCTTCTCACCGGTGTCACCTGCCGTGACAATGAAGATGAGCTCGACAAACGCGATGGACAATACATTGGTGAGACAGGATGAACCATTGCAGAAAATCTTTTCTAGTAACAACAATGTGTTCAGTACCCCATTGAAGACTACTACCATGAATGGTGAAGAGAACCGGACTCCAAAAGTCATGGCAATTCCCGTTCCAACTACACCTTCCACAATTTCAATCCCCATGCAAACAACAAGTACACCAGCAGTGGTGTCGCTGCCCTTGGGTGCAAACTTAGTCAAGGAGATTGCTGAAGAGATAGAATACTCATTTGAGGAGCGAAGAGCTGGGTTTGTGCTTCCTAGAGAGAATATAAAGCCAATGATCCAAGTCTGA